One Pieris rapae chromosome 7, ilPieRapa1.1, whole genome shotgun sequence genomic window carries:
- the LOC110994625 gene encoding BMP-binding endothelial regulator protein codes for MRRPRVARVVAWFFAIAATLSITTASSVIKGQRAPCSNEGEPVRLQDARLEHDWSSCFRCICKNGFVECRKGVEECGLMEDCAVVMPREGCCARCKGCWYNGTDYASHTEWGDSGKLYRCEAGVVTISRPECYAPCDNPKHQRHYNCPVCDECVINGQRVWEGRDVRIPEEPCLSCRCVRGSLSCTKRACPVLPCAKAQQFTPVGECCPRCSHPTADKILPISGSSLPKPCIIGKEYHAHMSQFQVDPCTDCTCINGTAVCARHTCPVLTCTRALPPPPGKCCPECPNVEEAKAACIVAGKTYQEGDTWQLDACKSCECHGGEPRCAMERCPTLSCTPDQTLRQSPGQCCPKCVDIDGICTVFGDPHYKTFDGKFYSFQGSCKYQLVSDCKNHTFSIRISNDARNTSHSSWTRTATLRIGSTKINMGRKMRIKVNGQRIALPHIIKGIAEISRSNGSVVLKSDIGLQMVWDGEGFLEVTVSSSYKGQLCGLCGNFNSVARDDMRTRDGRLINDTWRFGTSWRVGGHRACTRRQERPGLNTRCKASKLSKVRRLCRAFDHHESFSECGAKVNPHNYKEACLLDACSCTGVRCHCAAYRAYARECTRIGAEPHNWLQAAWCDPAGSQPAWLLRGRKGFGRAVKSKEHSLPNLSAIPRRNNSRARPPPLHLRR; via the exons AGGGTCAGCGTGCACCGTGCTCCAACGAAGGAGAGCCCGTAAGACTTCAGGACGCACGGCTCGAACACGATTGGAGCAGCTGTTTCCGTTGTATTTGCAAG AACGGCTTCGTGGAGTGCCGAAAAGGCGTCGAAGAGTGCGGTCTAATGGAAGATTGTGCGGTTGTGATGCCTCGTGAGGGCTGCTGCGCCCGCTGCAAGGGATGCTGGTACAATGGCACAGACTACGCCTCTCATACAGAATGGGGAGACAGCGGCAAGCTGTACAGATGTGAAGCTGGAGTCGTCACCATCTCCCGGCCAGAATGTTATGCGCCGTGCGATAATCCGAAACACCAACGACACTATAATTGCCCTGTTTGTGATG AATGTGTTATAAACGGCCAGCGAGTCTGGGAAGGTCGGGATGTTCGGATCCCAGAGGAACCGTGCTTGTCTTGTCGATGTGTGCGAGGTTCGCTGTCGTGTACCAAGCGTGCGTGTCCAGTGCTGCCTTGTGCGAAGGCCCAACAGTTCACACCAGTTGGGGAATGCTGTCCAAGATGCTCACACCCAACAGCTGATAAGATACTACCAA tttcaGGAAGCTCGCTACCAAAGCCGTGTATAATCGGCAAGGAGTATCACGCGCACATGAGCCAATTCCAAGTAGACCCGTGCACTGACTGCACGTGCATCAACGGGACCGCCGTGTGCGCACGTCACACGTGTCCCGTGTTGACGTGCACGCGTGCGCTGCCCCCCCCACCGGGCAAGTGTTGCCCGGAATGCCCCAACGTCGAGGAGGCTAAGGCCGCTTGTATTGTGGCGGGAAAGACTTATCAg GAAGGAGATACGTGGCAACTAGATGCCTGCAAGTCCTGTGAATGTCACGGTGGTGAACCCAGATGTGCCATGGAAAGATGTCCAACGCTCTCTTGTACCCCAGACCAAACACTTCGACAGTCTCCCGGCCAATGTTGCCCAAAATGTGTCGACATAGACGGAATATGTACAGTTTTCGGCGACCCACACTACAAGACATTCGATGGAAAGTTTTATAGTTTTCAAGGGTCGTGCAAATATCAACTAGTCTCAGATTGTAAGAATCACACATTCTCCATAAGGATATCGAACGACGCCAGAAATACCTCACATTCCTCTTGGACACGCACCGCAACACTTCGCATTGGTTCCACTAAAATAAACATGGGACGAAAAATGCGTATAAAAGTTAACGGCCAAAGGATAGCCTTGCCTCATATTATAAAAGGCATCGCCGAAATTAGCCGCAGCAACGGTTCAGTCGTGCTCAAGTCTGATATAGGCCTACAGATGGTGTGGGACGGGGAAGGGTTTCTGGAAGTGACAGTTTCGAGCTCGTATAAAGGTCAGCTGTGCGGTCTCTGCGGTAACTTTAATTCCGTGGCGAGAGATGACATGAGGACACGTGACGGCAGGCTGATAAACGATACATGGAGATTCGGTACTTCGTGGCGAGTGGGCGGTCACAGGGCGTGTACGAGGCGTCAGGAACGTCCCGGTCTGAACACGCGGTGCAAAGCGTCGAAGCTGAGTAAAGTGCGTCGTCTGTGTCGGGCCTTCGACCATCACGAATCTTTTTCCGAATGCGGTGCGAAAGTGAACCCGCATAATTACAAGGAGGCGTGCCTATTAGATGCGTGCAGTTGCACAGGTGTTCGGTGCCATTGCGCCGCATACAGGGCGTACGCGAGGGAATGCACCCGCATCGGAGCCGAACCTCATAACTGGTTGCAGGCCGCGTGGTGTGACCCCGCCGGTTCCCAACCGGCCTGGCTCCTTCGCGGACGGAAAGGCTTCGGCCGAGCTGTCAAGTCGAAAGAGCACAGCTTACCAAACTTGAGCGCCATACCGAGGCGGAATAATAGTCGCGCGAGGCCGCCACCACTGCATTTAAGACGATAA